The Deltaproteobacteria bacterium genome contains the following window.
CTGCCGCTGTTGCCGCTTGATTTGACCTTTTTTTCGATCATTTCTTCGCCGTAAATTTCAAACTTGACCTTGCTTGGGGTCATTTCTCTTCCGACGGTCTGATCGTCCGATATTTTGTTTTCAAGTGTCATTTGTCAGAACCCTTTTTCAGCGGTAGTGTCTGCGGTTCAATCCCATTAGAAATACGGCATTTCCCAGATGATGTATCATTGCACAGAATATTGGGAGAGGAATACGTTCAACTTCGGTGATTATTTCTAACGGATTGGTGGTGAATA
Protein-coding sequences here:
- a CDS encoding DUF2080 family transposase-associated protein encodes the protein MTPSKVKFEIYGEEMIEKKVKSSGNSGRVYLPPNWVGHQVKIIRID